ATTTCAGAGGATGAGAATTGgcagacatttttttaaaacaagatggCGTTTTCAAAATCTCTCATTAAAGCTCAGGATATTATGTCATGTGACGTTTGTGAATCCGAGACAAAATTGAAATGGAAATGTGTCGATTGTGACATTCTAATGTGTAATAAATGCCGCGAGAAAATTCATCCAAAGTTTAAAAATGCAGATGACCACACCATTTTAGACATAAAAGAAGTGGGACGGAGTTTGGGTAATATCAATCTTAACTTTACAACCATCAAATGCAAAGTACACAAAGTCCAAACATGCTGCCTTTTCTGTAGTACTTGTGACCATCTTGTTTGTCCAATATGCATCGCAAAAATTCACACTGGTCATAGTTTCTCTGAAATAAAGGAAGTATATGACATGGAACTAGACAAACTAAAGAAtagaaaactgaaaattgaaatagaaGAAAAGAGACTTGCTAACGACGAAAGAAAGCTTAATCAGTTAAAAATATCAGAGTTTTGTAAAGGTGAGAGAGTTTTAAAAGATATTCAAGCTCAGAAAGAAGAATTAATAGGACATGCAGATGAATTTTCGAAAAAGGTACATCAACAAATGAAGTCCAATGAAGATTCAATATATGTGGAACAGAAAAAGACCATGGATTCTACAGAAAAATTGCGGGAACAGTTTTTGAAAATTGATGAGCTTATTGGGTCCATAGATCCTGTAGagttttttgaaaatattgataaagTAAAGATATCGTTGGACACTGCCGTACAACAAATTGATTTAAGCCAAATTTGTACACTACAATTCATGCCAAGAAAGTTATCGCCGTCAATTTTCGGTTCCTTGACTGATGTCGTTTGCGGTGATAAAATTGATATTATAGAAATGAAAGTGAATAAGCAGATCGTCACTGGGTTAACGTCTTGCCACTAtctatctgtttgttttgatggATCCTGTTGGTTAGGTGATGGTACTACCAAAGTTTTACAAAGAATAAATATTGATGGAAATAACCCTACTACAGTTTCTACCATAAAGACGGGAATCAGAGGGATATCAATAACTCCTAATGGTGATATTCTACTCGCTAATGCAACACCGAGAATTAAACGTATCAAAAGAACCAGTGGAAAAGTCAAGGAGTCAAAGTACAGCGTAGACGCGTTATCGATAATATCAGTCCATGTTACAAGAGACCATAAAATTATTGTAGGGGCAAAGAGTCCTGGTGAAGTTATACCGGTCACAGGAAGAAGAGTGGTGATTGTAATGGATAAAGACGGGGTCCATGAAGCTGTGTATGAGTATGATAAAAACAGACAGAGATTATTGACATTTCCAAACAGCATAACCAGCACTAACGACGGTAGTATCTTTATCGCAGATTTTACTCAGGCTGATAAAAGTAACAGCAGAATATTGGCACTAAAGAAAGATGGAAGTACAATGAATACATACAATGGGCATCcagatttaaacaataaaaatcagcCATTTGAACCTGTTATTATAGCAAGTACACTTTTAAATAACATTATTATAGCAGATGTAAACTGCCATGCATTTCATATTCTTGACAACTCTTGTAACCTTATATCCTACTATCAAACTAGAGATATAGGTATAGAGTATCCATACTGTGTTGCTTTTACTAGTGCAACAACATTTTACCTTGGATGTTCACAACCAGTGAATAGTGTCACAAATGCTAAACTTTATGAGATTGAATATTCAGGTTTCTGAAACCTATTATCGCAAACGTTTTCAGCATGCATCAGCAGATGTAGATTCAagctacatgtattataattatgTATACAGACTGTAGAAATCAATAAACTTTTCGAAGAAGCTGTGTTGTTTAATCTCACCCCTTAACTATCAGATAGGATTTCCATGAATAGTGTATCAAATCAAGTGAAAGGAATGAAGAAGTTACATGTacgtaaaaaaaagtaattttcacCTTATTGATAAATTGAAAATAGACTTTcacaaacatacaataaaaatgaaatagattAGTCACCTATTTAATTTTTCCATTCAAAATGCAACTTTTATGAAGACTTCATATTTGAAGTGTTTGCATTTCCATGTATACAAAAAATTGATTCAGAAGGATCATCATTTATGTCAGATTTATCTTATAATTGACAACAAATAGATGCAGTTTTGTGATAGAAAATATCTCCCGAAAACTGCAAATTCAATGCAATAAGAAAGAAAAGCAAAGAgcaaaacaacacgttataaagtGCATGCGTCAAAAGCACGATTTAGTttcaactgccatatttctgacttggtaaatatagaaaatggtggactaaatCTGGTTGaatagctagcaaaacctctcacttgtatgacagtcacatagaattccattatagtgaaaacaatgtgtgagcaaatcAAACCGACATATAAGTAGAATTGctaaacattgttttataatcttaatcactataaacataaataattattccaacaaagaaaaaaatatagtatatagacactctatagacaaagtatatatataagaaaaaaaattaccatagaACAATAATAAAATGGCAGAGCCTATGGATAGAGCCGCCACGCCAAACGTATATTTCCAAAAATGGACTAAACAGTACAGTATAGAAacatacaaataaaggcaacagtagtataccgctgttcaaaactcataaatccatggacaaaaaa
This genomic window from Mytilus galloprovincialis chromosome 9, xbMytGall1.hap1.1, whole genome shotgun sequence contains:
- the LOC143046628 gene encoding uncharacterized protein LOC143046628, which produces MSCDVCESETKLKWKCVDCDILMCNKCREKIHPKFKNADDHTILDIKEVGRSLGNINLNFTTIKCKVHKVQTCCLFCSTCDHLVCPICIAKIHTGHSFSEIKEVYDMELDKLKNRKLKIEIEEKRLANDERKLNQLKISEFCKGERVLKDIQAQKEELIGHADEFSKKVHQQMKSNEDSIYVEQKKTMDSTEKLREQFLKIDELIGSIDPVEFFENIDKVKISLDTAVQQIDLSQICTLQFMPRKLSPSIFGSLTDVVCGDKIDIIEMKVNKQIVTGLTSCHYLSVCFDGSCWLGDGTTKVLQRINIDGNNPTTVSTIKTGIRGISITPNGDILLANATPRIKRIKRTSGKVKESKYSVDALSIISVHVTRDHKIIVGAKSPGEVIPVTGRRVVIVMDKDGVHEAVYEYDKNRQRLLTFPNSITSTNDGSIFIADFTQADKSNSRILALKKDGSTMNTYNGHPDLNNKNQPFEPVIIASTLLNNIIIADVNCHAFHILDNSCNLISYYQTRDIGIEYPYCVAFTSATTFYLGCSQPVNSVTNAKLYEIEYSGF